AGCCTgcccatccatcatccattcatttgtatGAGAGATGGAGTTATGACTGACTAAAGATTAAGCAGAGCCCACCCTGAACTGGGTATGGGGTTGACTGGCCTTGAGTCACATGGCTTATGTGAACAGATAGAtacctgagggaaaaaaaaatgaagatttgttAGAAAAGAGTAAGGGGGAAATAGATGCTCGGTAGGCAAGCAGGGGTATCAACTACATGGGATAATGCTTTGCAGGTGTTGACATGGCTTGCCACTAGATTAAATACTAAGAAGATTTCAAGAACAGTTCTTAAAAGTGTTGGCTTCAGCAATTGGGAAGAAGGTGGGGTATTTACTAAGATGCGAAAGACTGGATGAAAGATACAGGTTTGAGAATAATCAAATCTTCTGTTTTCACCCAGTTAACTTTAAGATACCCATTATAAATACTGAAAAGGTGATCAAGTTGTTAGTGGATATGAAAGTTTAGAACTTCAAGGAGAGGCAAagactgaaaatagaaaataaaatcatacatatggagatttttttttttaagcagctgAGACTGGACGAAATTACTGAAGAGAATGTAGTATGGATAGAGCAAGAAGTGGGTACAGGATAGAATCTAGATCTATGCCAAGATTTAGAGTTGGAATACAACCAGAGCCATTAAGGCAGCTAGAAAACTCAAGTCTAATTCTCCAGCATCATCTTTGTGGTAGATGGAGAGTAGCGTAAATTGTTAGCTCTCTGCCAAAAGAATGGAAGATGTTCCCTCTCTCAACTTGGTAACTGTGGGACAGAAAGGATATGGCTATCTTTAAAACGTACAGGATAGATCATGATATGCCATAAAAAGGCATTATTAATACACCATACAATCTTTCAAAACAGTGTTGGCTCATTATCATAGTTCTCTAAATTAAACATTTCTagtgaaaatagaagaagagacaTGGCATCCAGTGGCAACAATTCTAATCCAAGGCCTGACGAAAAATACTGACCATTATTACACCTACAATTTAAATTCAAAACGATTTCAAATGGACTTAAGTGATTATggaaaatgacaaaggaaaaaaaaacaacccaggaTTCTTGTCTTTATCTGACACGTATTAGCTATGCAATCATGGCCCCtttcacttccttattttctatgAGGTGGTTTTCTATTTGATGAAATGTTTACAACAGATAGGCCCTTCCTGCCTGCTTTGGCAgggctgttgtgaagatcaaaAGTTAAAGAATCTATTAACTTTTGTAAAGtcccacaaaaataattttcttcagcTGCTTGACTTGTCTCACTTTCTACCATTGATGGCTTCATCATCCCGATACCAAATACCAATTTTCAGGTACTCAATCCTtaacagaaaagaacaaactaaattttgaaatttcattaaGAACAAAACACTAGATAACTAATAAAGACACATTAAAGCCTCTGCCCAATTCCTATAAGGTTTCAAAATTGTACCTTGCACCAATTTAAAGTCATATGAGGTGGCCATCCTTCTGGGTAATGATCTGACACTGTCATATGGTGTCTAAAGATAGTCAATGACCAGAGTACCAAGAACATATACATCAAAATATTCCTTCACATGCCACAACAGTAGCATGGTTGCCTGTGCTGCACTACAGGATTATAAATATAGAAGATGCTTTTATACTTTCCAAAGTTCTTTCTTATTCCTTAGTCTATCTGATCATCTAGCAGTTCTCCAGGTAGGCAAGGCAGATTTATGCTCGTTTTAGGAGGAGAAAAACTTTTGTTCAAAATCATTTTGAGGCTTAACTTTCAGGCAcccaattttattttagtgttaATACATCATGTCACataaattttacactttaaattaTTCAACAGTTCTGCTAATTCTCCTTTAAGTAACACATTCAAGTTTGAAAATATTCCTAATAAAAACTATACATTAGCTTCATTCTAAGTCTTATGAGGAAGAATCCTTTACCAACTAAATTGTATCTCCCACTCACAAAAGTAGATGTGGCAATGATAATCACTTTGCAGAATCTTAATTATACCAAATGACTGTTATGTAGTACCTGAGAATATGCCTATGTTAACAAAGTATCTTGAGATGACTTCACCAATTTTGACAGAGGACACTGTTCTTAGACTGTGATCAAACCATTTGATTTTAAGTACTAATAATACTCTATCAACtattaatactattattaatGGCTCAGAAGCTAATCATagcaattaaaaatgattaatattttaaaatacaggttttaaaGGGTCACCTTAGAGATGTCAGCAAATGTTTCCTAAGCTTTCAAAATACAGATGAGATTAAGGTTAAATGCAACTTAAAAGAAGTAACCTTATAAATAAGATCAACATTAAATTGATGTGGCtaaaaaaaagtactgaattAGGGATCAGATGAATTTACTGTCTCTATATAATAAAGTCCTAGAAAATCATAAGCAGTCGGAGAAAATTAATGACGGGAGAAGCAAAAGATCGAGACTTCTGAACCAAACCAAGATTAgatcaaaacatttattttttgtgttacaaaaacaaaaataaatccaagcaggtaatgaaataaacattttttttttaagtgtcccaTCCTGGTTTCTCTGTCCTAGAATTTAGTAAACAGTTCAAGTTTAGGTTGCTTCAACACTTCTTCTGGATGCTATGAGGTCTCCATCTTATAACCATGTTTCTCTAGTTCAGCTctataataaaacacaaaagaacaacATCACTGACATTCTTCATGATAAAGAAACaatgtttttagaaataatacaattaataaaACAATGAGCCAAGCCTAGGCACCAATATAAAATACTACCAAGTAGCTTTTACTTTATACCCTTAAAAGAAATCTGTATAAGAAGGAAACGAAATGTGAATCAACATAATGCTAATAAAATCCTGCTTTCCCATTAGtaaacttatattttatattccttacTTTTCTGATAAAtctatttaaggaagaaatgtgaGAGATTAACCACTATCTTCCAAGTATCTTTGAAATACCATACAAATAAATGTCCtgttcataataaatatttaaacaaattttaagaattatcaACCATATGGCTAAGAAAACAAGACATTTGTTATcaaatttttaggaattttataatCATAATAGGTATTATTGCTATTTACACATAAAGAATAAACAGACTGCTTTCCATATTGACATAGATCTACTGCTCTGACCAAGACAAAAATTattaatcaaatttaaaagtACATGGGAATTATTCCCCGTTAACTATATGTAgacaaaataaatatagtaagttataaaatactaaacaagattttactttaaaaattttaaatgtgtataaaaacctccaaaaatttataaatatacaccctttaaaaagacattttttaattttaagtaatttattcaaGCTGAAGTTTCAGTCATACTTTAAGAATATCAATTGCAATTTTTGATATGCTTTGTATAAAACCGATGCACAAAAAAGTTTAGCCCTATAATCAATTTCAGCTGAACTACCACTCCAAGTATCATCAGTAACTTCTCTGCTACAATTCAATTTTATAGAAgttcacaacaaaattatttCAGGGCCAAAATATGATAAAACATTGTATAAATGTAAAGTATAATTAATGTGCCCTACACCATTACATCCAATAAGATAAAATGACATTTGTTCTCAAGTATAATTTAGCTTGGACACTATCACACTATCCAATGTGAAcacaacacaaaaaaacacatgTAGGAATGatgtataatatttattattcatttaccCAAATGTCACTAAAAGTTTTACAGTTATTTATAATACAAATACTGACCTAAAGTCCATGAATAATATTAAAGCCAGAGATTattcatataaaacatttttatcttctgCTCAGGTGTAGAGGATAGCTGGTGGTAAATCACTCATTTAGGAGTCAAAAGATCAGCACAAGTTTCTGACACTACTCCTTCCTTTGCTAAATTTAACCAAAATGCTTCCTTTACACACCCCCCCCGCCGACCCCTTTCCAGGAgattaaagattttatctgttcatgttttctacttaaaaaggaaataattttaaaagtttcttaaatAATAGCTTTCTGCTGCCTTTAACAGAATCAATGTagattattcattttctcttattttacaacaacaacaaaaatccccaaAAATCAGCCTACAATTTAGTTAACAAGTACACCAAATCTGTCCAGGTTTGCATCTGCCTTCCTGACAGGAGGTGGTGACCAATTACATTTATAAACTGTTAACAAACACAAAGGAGATTATGATATGCTTCTCTATTTTTGGAGAAGATGAAGTTTTTTTGCTAGAATTTAGgacatacaaaaaaattaaaaggaaataaatcgAGGCCACTAagtacaaaacacaaaacaatacaAACACACTAGTATCATCATCAGCCTGTGGGATGAAAAAAACCTaagaaagagatgagaaagaaattCAGCACAATTGGAACAGTATCACAGGACCCACATAGTGAATGTACACGATTTGAAACAAAAACAGcagctttcctttttcaacaaaaCAAGGATAAGACAAATAGCCACTGGTAGGTTTGAGAACTCTTATTATCCAAGAAACTATTCTGCTATAGGACAGTGGCTGTATTTGACATGGTAAATCAAGAACAATATTGGCTTCTTGGATTTTTTTATGTAACATGTGATGCAAGGTCAGAAAAATTAATCCTACCCATTTCTACTGAATGTGTCTCCAAGTAACTCCAAGAAGAAGTAAAAGTCATTGTTTTTGCTGCTTCTGATACATTTGTTTCTCTTCGACTTTTAGTTACTTGGAGATACAGGTGgcctttttctttctacttttactTATTAAAGGTAATTACAGTTTAAGAGAAAAACATGGAAAGTGGAAGGCTAAGTCCTTGCTAAGACATGTAGCTAAAAAAAGGGAGATCCAGAGTTGGAACCCGGGGAATCAGAGTAACTCTAGAAAATGTACTGCCTCTCCAAAGTTAGATGGAATTCGGACCCATATACAATATCAGAACACAGTAAAACATATGCTTTACCATGGTTTATAGTATCACATTGAGGACCTCTATATGTTTTACAAAGACTAGGAAGAACATCTTTGCAGGAGACTTTTTAATCATGAcaacttttttaaagcaaagataaAAGTATTATCTGAGGCTGCAATGTCCAATACAGGAGTCACTTGTggctatttattaaaattaaataaaatgaaaaattcagttcatcAGCTTCACTAGCTACATTTCATGTGCTCAAGAGCCgtatgtggctagtggcttctGTACTGGATAGGGCagtttatagaacatttccaccaaTACAGTAAGTTCTAGTTTATAGCACTGGTGATATATCAACCCACATGTAGAAAGAAACTCATGACTCAaacagggaaataaaaagaaaaatcttattcACTAATAAAGGTATCAAAATTTATACTCTTATGGAAATCCACAAACCTAAAGGCAGAACACAAGAGAGAACATAAGAACACTGTGTAGGTGTATTGTATAAACAACAAGCCACAAATAATATATGAATAATGCTCTACTTCCAAACCAgcaaaaaagcaagatgcagTAGTGGCAAGAAATCCAATTATCAATATATTTACTACTAAAAGTCTCCTGATAAGATCACTGTATTTAATaatgtctttaaagaaaaaagattttatttattatgagagcgagcgagcacacgcacgcatgaacagggagagagggagaagcaggctacctgctgagtggagagcccaaatgtggggctcaatcccaggaccctgtgatcatgacctcagccaaagtctaatgcttaacagactgagccacccagatgaccCAGTATTTAATAATGtcttagtttaattttttaagagaaaagtgctattttctgactttgaaagacaaaaaagaaaaccattttgaaGAAATTTGACTTTTTTGTGAATAGCAAAGGAAGATAACTCATTTAGCTTCAACTTGAAAAATTTCAatataacaggaaagaaaaaactgatagaTGATTAAGAACTCAGAATGGGGATCAACAGAGTTCGAAGGCCTGAAAATATTCTAACAGCATACTATGATTCTAGTGAGGGAAGAAAGGGGGGGAtgcctactaaaaaaaaagagagagagagagagaaaaaaggcagGGTGTTCTCTGACGTTGCtcagttttaaaagaatataaaccaaaaattaatacaaaaagaaaagtggCAAGAATTTGTACACACAGAATTTAATCCCAGAATGGACTGAGAGctacagaaagaacaaaaaaggctCTGAGAGCCATACatgaataaagaagaatgagaataGATCCAATGCTTGGAATAGATGTAATATTAACAGATTTAGAGAAAAAGCAGAATTATTGTTCAACAGCTATTGTTCCTATCTTGTTCATAAAACTGCAATAGGAAAAACATCATTAACACAAAATTGAAAAGTAAGACAGGTGAGAGAACTCTAAACTGCATTAAAGTAGTTTAAAACCTCTAGGCTCTGAATAATTACATCTCAGGGtactgaaagaatgaaaagatatagTCAAAAAACAGAGTCAGCCATTTTGAGAAATCATGGAGAATTGTAAAAGTACCAGAATAACAGTGAAAGGTAAATTATGCTATTTCCAAAAAGGGGAGAAAGGTGATAGATAAAATTGTTATTAGTCCccagaaaaatactaaaatgtcTTTAGAATGTAGGGCCTTTGAGCCCGTGAAAAATGCAGTGTAGAACAAAAGGTACTGCATTAtcattaaatttattataaatcatctttctttttgaACAAATGTACTAGACTAGAAAATTAGAAGACTGCAGTAGAACTGCTAGATCTTGATTTGAGCAAAGTACGACAGTTTACTTAGATAACTCTGTGGCCAAGACAGATACATATGggttgaaacaaaataaaattagagaggAAAGAATTATCTCTACAACAAATGGCACTGGTATAACTGGATACCcatttgcaaaagaatgaagttggactcaTTTCAAACAATgtacaaatattaatttgaaatggatcttagacctaaatgtaagaactaaaattctaaaactgttagaagaaaacatagggataaATTTTCCTTGAATTTGgcaataaattcttaaaaagtagataaactggacttcatctgAATTAAAAAGTTATGTGCAAAGAACACTATGAGGAAAGTGAAAAGGGAAGTGAACAGAATGGGAAAAACTATCTGTAAATAATAGGTCTGATAAGGGCTTAGtactcagaatatataaagaactctgacaactcaataataaaaaaataatcaacccaacttaaaaatgggtaaaggatttgACTAGATTATTTCttgaaagaagatatacaaattgtCAACAAATACGTGAAAAAAGGCTcttcactagtcattagggaaatgcaaataaaaaccacaatgagataccagtcCAAGTTTTGATGAGAATGTGGACAATTTAGAACCTTCATACACTATTGGTAGTAATGTAAAAttgtgcagctgctgtggaaaacagtttggcagttctgcAAAAAGTTAACAGAATTAtgatatgacccagaaattccactcctaggattATATCCCCAAAGCTGGAAATAGGTATtcaaacaaaaacctgtacatgaatgctcATAGTAACACAGTTCACAGTAgtcaaaagctggaaacaacccaaatgaccatcaactgatgaatggataaacaaactgtggcatatcacacaatggaatattattcagccgttaaaaggaatgaagtatggTATATGCTGTGGCATGGATGAAAAGTGAGAATATTATGCTAACTGTAAGAAACTAGACATACAAGATCacttattgtatgattccatttttttttttttaaagatttttatttatttatttgacagagagagaggcacagcgagagagggcacacaagcagggggactgggagagggagaatcaggcttcccgccgagcagggagcccgatgcggggctcgatcccaggaccctgggaccgcgacctgagccgaaggcagacgcttaacgactgagccacccaggtgccccagtatgattccatttttatgacttCTCTaaaacaggcaaatctatagacagaaagaaaattagtGGGTGCCAGGGGCCAGGAAAAGAAGACTGCAGAGTGACTGCTTAATAGGTATGGTGCTtccttttggagtgatggaaatgctTTGGAATTACATAGAGATGATGGCTGCACAAAATTGTGACTATacaaaatgccactgaattgtatactttaaaatgattaattttatgatatatgaaTTTTACTTTAATCAATCATATTAGGTAAATTTGTACATGAATATGAAAAAGTACACTCCCATCACCCCAATCTCCATTCCAGTTTGAGAATCACCAATCTTTTGGGTCCTAGCACTCTGGTTCTAATTTCTGTTGAGTGGAAAATTAATGTTGACAGAATTAAacccactaaaataaaaaacagcaaatatGCTTCTATTTAACTACCTTtgtaaagaaattagaaagaataaaagttCTATGCAATTACACAAAGTACTCATTTTTAGAAACACAGATGAAGGTAAAAggttttccttttcataattcaaaaatgtatttcaaagattaattatcttttaaagaggtCAATTATCATATGTAAGTTACATATTCCATTCTTACAATTAATACTAAGCTATATAAAATCTGACTTAAAACTTACCGTAACTGATTGGAGAAGTCATCCTCTACATTGTCATCATCCCAATTATCCTCCCAGACATGtgcatcttcatcttcatctaaACCAGCCcagtctaaaaacaaaaacagatgctGTCTAAATACTTCTCACATGCTATTTCCATAAATACAGAAACTTCAGAAAGTTTGCCACTTAAGACACAATTCAAAACATCTAATACCATATCTATAAGAAATGGTAAACTTCCTCTTTAAATCTCAATTTATGCTGTCTTGTTCTCTCAATTCTTAAATTTGCAGATAATCTTAAACAGAagttaatacaaaaaaaattctatttgccATGAAAATGTATTATAGTTTCAGGAGGATATTTACTTTCCTGATTTTTCCTTGGGCTAATTTTTATAAGGTCTATTTCACAATCTTCCAAAATACAGCACCAACAATGTGAAAGCAAGTTGGGGAGCAGGAAGATACCAGCCTGGAATTTAAAACTTCTAAACATAAAAAATGATAAgtcatacataaataaaaaatggaccAAATTATAAGCATCACTAACATTTGCCTATcatcaatataaaatttttatttttaaagagaggacaAATGTAAATATGTACAAAGAGGAATGTTGTAGTTTTTAGttttcccaattttctttttttcttccttcccttttggtggtggggagaggggttaaattttagcttttgtttagAAGACTCAGAAAACATATATAAACTAACATCTCCTTCCCTATTACCTCAGATATTTGCATTATCATTTCTTACCTATACAATGGCAATATTCTTCTATCAGGTTCTTCTTGCTTCTACTCTCTTGATCCTGATAAAAATCTAGCCTCGTGGGTGATAATGtcattatgtattcttttttttaaatgacatcaaACCATCCCAGAAGAGAGTTTATGCATACTCTGCTGTCCTACTTAAGAGGCACCACCTGCTATAATCTTGACATagcattattataaaaaattgttATGATTTTGTgtgatatatttgttttaaaacaaatatttttaattatttaaatttaaattcactgGGATGATTCACTCATGTTAGTCATGCAGCTTGAAGTACTCTCTTATATACATTTCCTCCTCGTAAAAAATAACAGTGAAGAGCAATCCacaatatcttcatttttattcagtccTAACTTTACTTGTTTTGAAATTGCTTAAAATTTTCTATTCATCAAACATGCTGTTCCTCAACTCTTTGTCTTTCTGCCATCTTTTGAACCTACTAGTTGGCCTTACatatacttaattaaaaaacCTTAATTAGTTAAAATACCATTCCCCATTAAAAGGAACTATGGCTCCCTGAAGAAATGGCTGATCTCAGATCTGGAATAAGGAAGTTAATAGGTAAGTTTGGGATTCCTTTTTATAACGCCCGAAAACatgtcaaaaggtacaaaaacTGGTGTttccactggccaaatctggaatAACTTAAGAATCACAAAGAATGACacactgaattaaataaaaaaaatccatgagtccataGCAATATGCTGGGGGGATGGGATGATGGGGAGGGGATGCTCTTTACCATTCCCAGGTACATAAATGCAGaaagaatgacagaattagaaaattaGCATTTTGCAACCCTCATTACAATTCAGGCAAGGATCAACAATGGATACTAAAACTACTGAGTGAAAAATAGCTGGGACTACAGGATAGAGTACCTATCCTGTAGATCTGGTAATCACAATCTTAACCAATGATTAAACTTAACAT
This genomic window from Halichoerus grypus chromosome 12, mHalGry1.hap1.1, whole genome shotgun sequence contains:
- the LOC118526017 gene encoding 26S proteasome complex subunit SEM1; this translates as MSEKKQPVDLGLLEEDDEFEEFPAEDWAGLDEDEDAHVWEDNWDDDNVEDDFSNQLRAELEKHGYKMETS